A portion of the Podospora pseudoanserina strain CBS 124.78 chromosome 2, whole genome shotgun sequence genome contains these proteins:
- the RPL17B gene encoding 60S ribosomal protein L17B (COG:J; EggNog:ENOG503P1RH), translated as MVRYAATEISPVKSARSRGSYLRVSFKNTRETAQAINGWKLQRAQTFLQNVIDKKEAVPMRRYCGSIGRTAQGKQFGVTRARWPAKSAEFLLGLLKNAESNADSKGLDTGNLVVKHIQVNQAPKQRRRTYRAHGRINPYMSNPCHIELILTEAEETVAKSEAVVREEHLNSRQRGVRVRQALTAA; from the exons ATG GTTCGGTACGCTGCGACTGAAATTTCCCCGGTGAAGTCCGCCCGCTCCCGCGGCTCTTACCTCCGTGTTTCTTTCAAGAACACCCGCGAGACTGCCCAGGCCATCAACGGCTGGAAGCTCCAGCGTGCCCAGACCTTCCTCCAGAATGTCAttgacaagaaggaggccgtCCCTATGAGACGCTACTGCGGCTCCATCGGCCGTACTGCTCAAG GCAAGCAGTTCGGTGTCACCCGTGCCCGCTGGCCCGCCAAGTCCGCCGAgttcctccttggtctcctcaAGAACGCCGAGTCCAACGCCGACTCTAAGGGTCTTGACACTGGCAACCTCGTTGTCAAGCACATCCAGGTCAACCAGGCCCCCAAGCAGCGCCGCCGCACATACCGCGCCCACGGTCGC ATCAACCCCTACATGTCCAACCCCTGCCACATCGAGCTTATCCTCaccgaggctgaggagacCGTTGCCAAGTCCGAGGCCGTTGTCCGTGAGGAGCACCTTAACAGCAGACAGCGTGGCGTTCGCGTCCGCCAGGCCCTCACTGCCGCCTAA
- the NOP1_1 gene encoding Small subunit processome complex component (EggNog:ENOG503NV08; BUSCO:EOG092648VW; COG:A), giving the protein MGFERGGRGGGRGGGNFRGGDRGGRGGGRGGAGFGGRGGARGGARGGPRGGGRGGPARGGRGGRGGGRGGGAGGAAGGKKVIVEPHRHKGVFVARGGKEDLLATANLVPGESVYGEKRISVETGKNDEGNATKTEYRIWNPFRSKLAAGILGGLETIYMKPGSKVLYLGAASGTSVSHVADIVGPTGSVYAVEFSHRSGRDLINMATRRTNVIPIVEDARKPMAYRMLLPMVDVIFADVAQPDQARIVGINAKLFLKQGGGLLISIKASCIDSTAPPEQVFASEVQKLREDKFVPKEQLTLEPYERDHAMVSCVYLQKEYQE; this is encoded by the exons ATGGGCTTTGAGCGCGGTGGAAGAGGCGGTGGTCGCGGGGGAGGCAACTTCCGTGGTGGTGACCGTGGTGGACGCGGTGGTggccgcggtggtg CCGGTTTCggcggtcgtggtggtgcccGTGGTGGTGCCCGCGGTGGTCCTCGCGGCGGTGGCCGTGGCGGTCCTGCCCGTGGTGGTCGTGG TggccgcggtggtggtcgcggtggtggtgccggtggtgctgctggcggcAAGAAGGTCATCGTCGAGCCCCATCGTCACAAGGGTGTCTTCGTTGCCCGCGGTGGAAAGGAGGATTTGCTCGCCACTGCCAACCTTGTACCTGGCGAGTCTGTCTACGGCGAGAAGAGAATCTCTGTTGAGACTGGCAAGAACGACGAGGGCAACGCCACCAAGACCGAGTACCGT ATCTGGAATCCTTTCCGTTCCAAGTTGGCTGCCGGTATCCTCGGTGGTCTCGAGACCATCTACATGAAGCCCGGTTCCAAGGTCCTCTACCTCGGTGCTGCATCCGGTACCTCCGTTTCCCACGTTGCCGATATCGTCGGCCCTACCGGTTCCGTCTACGCAGTTGAGTTCTCTCACCGCTCTGGCAGAGATCTTATCAACATGGCT ACCCGCCGCACAAACGTCATTCCCATCGTTGAGGACGCCCGGAAGCCCATGGCCTACCGCATGCTTTTGCCGATGGTCGATGTCATCTTCGCCGATGTTGCCCAGCCCGATCAGGCCAGAATTGTCGGTATCAACGCCAAGTTGTTCCTGAagcagggtggtggtcttcTCATCTCCATCAAGGCGTCCTGCATTGACAGCACAGCGCCCCCTGAGCAAGTGTTTGCCAGCGAAGTCCAGAAGCTCCGTGAGGACAAGTTTGTTCCCAAGGAGCAACTTACTCTTG AACCCTATGAGCGTGATCACGCCATGGTATCGTGCGTCTACCTCCAAAAGGAGTACCAGGAATAA
- a CDS encoding hypothetical protein (EggNog:ENOG503P7K4) produces MNATLRSYMQRGQKFHESFRRFIVVATDEGHSTCVPILTYGHQACTKKGVKPRKHGIVYASGTRPRMMPGEPDLGFEPVRLELTERTEKLDKESRVNYAKLVTIEHNYRVFFIGRIATSDFHNIVTPAVDYCWQNKNR; encoded by the exons ATGAACGCGACCCTGCGATCCTACATGCAACGAGGCCAGAAGTTTCATGAAAGCTTTCGTCGGTTCATTGTTGTCGCTACCGACGAAGGTCATTCTACTTGCGT GCCTATTCTGACATATGGTCATCAAGCCTGCACCAAAAAGGGCGTGAAGCCCCGCAAGCATGGGATCGTCTATGCCTCTGGTACAAGACCACGCATGATGCCGGGCGAGCCAGACTTGGGTTTCGAACCTGTGCGGCTCGAGCTCACAGAACGAACcgagaagctcgacaaggaGTCCCGCGTGAATTACGCGAAGCTTGTCACGATCGAGCACAACTACAGAGTGTTCTTCATTGGCCGTATTGCCACCTCCGACTTCCACAACATCGTCACACCCGCTGTTGACTACTGTTGGCAAAACAAGAACCGTTAG
- a CDS encoding hypothetical protein (EggNog:ENOG503P9W2), whose protein sequence is MTSTTLPPTNPNTQNNFPLRTGSLNAQTTALPLTRKPTPLSSPATPRFNHAVSPAFKRSVERPTALNALPTTNGSPSNLRNASVHTPPDDDSASWTGDSTASSGDDDLSPPPPPPPPPPPPPRALKPEIVHPVPPTNLLPVGQIWAAQAAPAIAPAVHAPIRPHPLDIDGSESEFSDSDEASTSRYHDRLRRDLGAAVEGKQRDLRQLRSQMSTKLDEMLDAIRRLTTLENEAMKLLKPDQGGVQKFRQLQKTQMELLSTFKAMRSDFEEDESQLQSLESDLVRAARPAPFSARPNAVGLPGMDSVMQQSIIEAKEEVPEILLGISGERYDDIHPRYQDLLDKVGDRELAREHCEEIRYRREDIIYELEIKLHRKRMQENPGNSISEEELAEMKTSLESIPTNPGEFQARFGLPANEEDLNFLEDYDRQLQRAQRRFDRAEQEVHRLREWCINNKAMRQNASYNELLTIYLGTDQPPLPPDDGNMPIEFVPRTGHSKLTHDRFPILMSNPSHVLDELSEQAALNKAMALPADSPESAQRRAECMKELGITKLLQNAKNTPDLINRWLLHRLRTCPMEIELMLTVFETSCKVVNLRRWQEEVLFYWPRDEAAKKSPLEFEGPRTPVDEIYLGEQDFSRINSDIHKSQQADEGGQHSSRRSSGSESDG, encoded by the coding sequence ATGACTTCCACCACAttaccaccaaccaaccccaacacgCAAAACAATTTTCCACTGAGAACTGGCTCCTTAAACGCTCAAACCACCGCACTACCTTTGACCCGCAAACCTACACCACTCTCGTCGCCAGCTACGCCTCGCTTCAACCATGCTGTGTCGCCGGCATTCAAACGGTCTGTTGAGAGGCCAACTGCCCTCAATGCCTTGCCCACGACGAATGGGTCACCGTCTAACCTACGCAATGCTTCTGTTCACACACCTCCTGACGATGATTCGGCCTCTTGGACTGGAGATAGTACAGCAAgcagtggtgatgacgatttgtccccaccccctcctccaccccctcctccaccaccccctccacgaGCTTTAAAGCCCGAGATTGTCCATCCAGttccaccaaccaacctgcTGCCCGTTGGCCAAATTTGGGCAGCACAGGCTGCGCCTGCCATAGCACCGGCTGTTCATGCTCCAATCCGACCACATCCTCTTGACATCGACGGTTCGGAGTCGGAATTTAGCGATTCGGACGAGGCATCCACAAGTCGATATCATGATCGGCTGCGCCGGGATCTGGGGGCTGCGGTCGAGGGCAAGCAACGCGACCTCCGCCAGCTAAGATCGCAGATGTCTACCAAGCTGGACGAAATGCTTGACGCCATACGCAGGTTGACGACCTTGGAAAATGAGGCCATGAAGCTTTTGAAGCCGGACCAAGGGGGTGTTCAAAAGTTTCGTCAACTACAAAAAACCCAGATGGAACTCCTCTCGACATTCAAAGCAATGAGAAGTGATTTCGAAGAAGATGAGTCTCAGTTGCAGAGCTTGGAGAGTGATTTGGTCAGGGCTGCACGACCAGCTCCATTCTCAGCCAGGCCTAATGCCGTAGGCCTGCCGGGGATGGATTCAGTCATGCAACAGTCCATTATTGAAGCGAAAGAGGAGGTGCCAGAGATCTTGTTGGGCATTTCGGGAGAACGCTACGACGATATACACCCTCGGTATCAAGATCTTTTGGACAAAGTTGGAGATCGCGAACTTGCCCGAGAACATTGTGAGGAAATCAGGTACCGCCGCGAGGATATCATCTACGAACTTGAGATCAAACTTCACCGGAAGAGGATGCAAGAGAACCCGGGCAACTCGAtcagcgaggaggagctaGCGGAAATGAAGACATCGCTCGAAAGCATCCCGACAAATCCTGGAGAATTTCAGGCTCGATTTGGACTCCCCGCTAATGAAGAGGATCTCAACTTTCTCGAGGACTACGACCGCCAACTGCAACGAGCGCAAAGGAGGTTTGACAGGGCAGAACAGGAAGTTCACCGGCTGCGAGAATGGTGCATCAACAATAAGGCGATGCGTCAAAATGCCTCTTATAACGAGTTACTAACAATCTACCTGGGGACCGACCAGCCACCGCTTCCCCCGGATGACGGGAATATGCCCATTGAATTCGTCCCGCGAACCGGTCACAGCAAGCTTACCCATGATCGGTTTCCTATTCTCATGTCGAATCCATCGCATGTCCTGGACGAATTATCGGAACAAGCGGCTCTGAACAAGGCGATGGCACTTCCAGCAGACTCCCCGGAGAGTGCTCAGCGGAGGGCTGAGTGCATGAAGGAGTTAGGAATCACCAAGCTGCTTCAGAACGCCAAGAATACCCCTGACCTGATCAATCGATGGCTACTTCACCGCCTCCGCACATGTCCTATGGAAATAGAGCTCATGCTTACTGTATTTGAGACGAGCTGCAAGGTTGTCAACTTGCGGAGAtggcaggaggaggtgctgttTTACTGGCCAAGAGACGAGGCAGCCAAGAAGTCACCGCTGGAATTTGAAGGACCTCGAACACCGGTGGATGAGATATATCTTGGAGAGCAGGACTTTTCACGAATCAACTCCGACATTCACAAGAGTCAGCAGGCGGACGAGGGGGGTCAACAcagctcaaggagatcgAGTGGGAGTGAGAGTGATGGATGA